Proteins found in one Vallitalea guaymasensis genomic segment:
- a CDS encoding discoidin domain-containing protein, with protein MKDSIIYKNTKKMLVTILVFCMMININLSISKGVYASDVMPDTDTFVSTTNSIYTDDFNDNTIDNLAVVNNQTANIYGYDGIVRLLGTSGDAFVVDNDSMDIKNGLYQFRMRPSSESRCGGLFRYASNDTYTWVGYEKDGHWRIRETIDGVASNDIYVQRDELTPYQWYTVRVIYIDKYIKVTCNGKVIYEGQLNNSQPAVSGKIGFMGWSETDNLFDDILQTNDTMATTDITNGMITVKLDKFFPQPLEYRINNTQSMLYGADAQEHPQININGTSYDVKVTSLQTNGDSADYDVYIPGFDVSIHYTFTLEGNALVRRITDISGNGEPNIETITITTAIMRTVEEQSGAYGIYTFLESNGHTIRDIANSVSGFQGTYEYTDWPIIWNDNAVGAVYNNVYDYPFVFAGKTGADGKRCLAIYDNQYHYRVKGIKPDLMFESRTYIGGDTNNSSYVNWEDGAIWVREQLPQLPVELKNFFQNGGNWHQVQGAYQDEKNTLGGASQIKTTYPQTLAFMKQIYYQTEGSNQVLAYVGWNGHGHDDDYPDWNPVFNPGLGGKDTAVEYYSKMKEYNGELSFHVNADDMYEDSPAYDDDILAKNKFGNRIKSWQYGALPTAYAISHFKDYKKGTMDTRRNQFLDNYWEPLVIYQDVMLVKNSPYDGYYDAEERFAMKMQADGFKQRGVYMATEYYQPLHRRNGIFVFKSRWGDSKVDNFINEGQTIYAKYYEDSNHYPGAGYKETWGVLSSNERWGNMNITLKDDIVDDTYIYALPAAYMRNYNALSWTDNNSEYKLTFTDNVVSRWDKGNNKYSLTHGDVVIADAYDRFIPSPDGTEKIFIFYDGAKSREWTLPASWNNYSFVDLYELTESGRSYIKKIPVINGKVDIYAESHTPYIIVNGDNGQPNVGPVDSALNKNTVSSSNDGSNISDKAVDGDDSTYWTANEANNQWIEIDLSHETQVNRVEIKENGSNITSYRIQYWNGSDWIDIYSDGIIGSYINKSFQTVSTKKIRLYIDTADSNPSISHFGTFSDQNLVIGKSVNASSKHDYLFSSVGNFSYTYQTIPACAIDGTTESFWVAEGETSGAWLEVDLGRLMSFDRVVINERDNAVNGFRLQYYNGSSWMDVYSGTTIGSSKEIDFNKVQGTKVRLYIDSASGDPKIEEFCVYDVGGVQYDK; from the coding sequence ATGAAAGATAGTATTATATATAAAAACACAAAGAAAATGCTTGTAACAATACTAGTATTTTGTATGATGATAAATATTAATCTAAGCATTTCCAAGGGAGTTTATGCAAGTGATGTAATGCCTGATACAGATACTTTTGTATCAACAACTAATTCTATCTATACTGATGATTTTAATGATAACACTATAGATAATCTTGCTGTAGTCAATAATCAAACAGCTAATATATATGGTTATGATGGGATTGTACGACTTCTAGGAACTAGTGGAGATGCATTCGTTGTAGATAATGATTCAATGGATATAAAGAATGGACTCTACCAATTTCGAATGAGACCATCAAGTGAATCCAGATGTGGAGGTCTATTCAGATATGCCTCCAATGATACTTATACTTGGGTGGGGTATGAAAAAGATGGTCATTGGAGGATTAGAGAGACCATAGATGGTGTTGCTTCCAATGATATATATGTCCAAAGGGATGAATTGACACCTTATCAGTGGTATACAGTGAGGGTAATATATATAGACAAATATATTAAGGTGACATGTAATGGTAAAGTAATCTACGAAGGTCAGTTGAATAATAGTCAGCCAGCCGTCAGTGGTAAGATTGGATTCATGGGTTGGTCGGAAACTGATAACTTGTTTGATGATATTCTACAGACTAATGATACTATGGCTACAACTGATATCACCAATGGTATGATTACGGTCAAACTAGATAAGTTTTTTCCACAACCATTAGAATACAGAATCAATAATACACAATCAATGCTCTATGGTGCAGATGCTCAAGAGCATCCTCAGATTAATATTAATGGAACTTCATATGATGTTAAAGTGACATCTCTTCAGACTAATGGGGATTCTGCGGATTATGATGTATACATACCAGGATTTGATGTCTCTATACATTACACTTTTACCCTAGAAGGGAATGCACTAGTTAGAAGAATTACAGATATAAGCGGTAATGGAGAACCTAATATAGAGACAATTACAATTACAACAGCTATTATGAGAACTGTGGAAGAACAATCTGGAGCTTATGGGATATATACCTTTTTAGAAAGCAATGGACATACCATAAGAGATATTGCCAACAGTGTATCAGGATTTCAAGGTACCTATGAATATACTGATTGGCCAATAATATGGAATGATAATGCTGTTGGAGCTGTTTATAACAATGTTTATGATTATCCATTTGTCTTTGCTGGTAAAACTGGAGCAGATGGTAAAAGATGTTTGGCTATCTATGATAATCAGTATCATTATAGGGTTAAAGGCATTAAACCAGATCTAATGTTCGAGAGTAGAACCTATATTGGTGGTGATACCAATAATAGCTCTTATGTAAATTGGGAAGATGGAGCTATATGGGTACGAGAACAGTTACCTCAATTGCCAGTGGAGTTAAAGAACTTTTTCCAGAATGGAGGTAATTGGCATCAAGTACAAGGAGCATATCAAGATGAAAAAAATACACTAGGAGGAGCTTCACAGATAAAGACCACCTATCCACAAACTTTGGCTTTCATGAAACAAATCTATTACCAAACAGAAGGCTCTAATCAAGTATTAGCATATGTTGGATGGAATGGACATGGACATGATGATGATTATCCTGATTGGAATCCGGTTTTCAATCCTGGATTAGGCGGTAAGGATACAGCTGTAGAATATTATTCAAAGATGAAAGAGTATAACGGTGAACTATCTTTTCATGTCAATGCAGATGATATGTATGAAGATTCACCTGCTTATGATGATGATATCTTAGCTAAAAATAAATTTGGTAATAGAATAAAGTCATGGCAGTATGGTGCATTACCAACAGCTTATGCCATTTCACATTTCAAAGACTATAAAAAAGGTACTATGGATACTAGAAGGAATCAATTTCTAGACAATTATTGGGAGCCATTGGTGATATATCAAGATGTAATGCTTGTGAAAAATAGTCCTTATGATGGTTATTATGATGCAGAAGAAAGATTTGCAATGAAGATGCAGGCAGATGGTTTTAAACAAAGAGGAGTCTATATGGCTACAGAATATTATCAGCCATTACATCGTAGAAATGGTATATTCGTATTCAAGAGTAGATGGGGAGATTCGAAAGTAGATAATTTCATTAATGAGGGACAAACAATATATGCTAAGTATTATGAAGACTCCAATCATTATCCAGGTGCAGGGTACAAAGAGACTTGGGGTGTGCTATCCTCCAACGAGAGATGGGGAAATATGAATATCACTCTAAAAGATGATATAGTAGATGATACATATATCTATGCATTACCAGCAGCATATATGAGGAACTATAATGCATTAAGCTGGACGGATAATAATAGTGAATATAAATTAACTTTTACTGACAATGTAGTTTCAAGATGGGATAAGGGAAATAACAAGTATAGTCTTACACATGGTGATGTTGTTATAGCCGATGCTTACGACAGGTTCATTCCTTCACCAGATGGTACAGAAAAAATATTCATCTTTTATGATGGGGCAAAATCACGTGAATGGACATTACCAGCTAGTTGGAATAATTACTCATTTGTTGACCTATATGAGCTGACAGAAAGCGGAAGGTCATATATCAAGAAGATACCAGTAATAAATGGTAAGGTTGATATATATGCAGAGAGTCATACTCCATACATAATTGTTAATGGAGATAATGGTCAGCCAAATGTTGGTCCAGTTGATTCTGCATTAAATAAAAATACTGTTTCTTCTTCCAATGATGGTTCTAATATATCAGATAAAGCTGTTGATGGAGATGATTCAACCTATTGGACAGCTAATGAAGCCAATAATCAGTGGATAGAGATAGACCTATCTCATGAGACTCAGGTAAATAGGGTAGAGATAAAAGAAAATGGCAGCAATATAACATCTTATCGTATCCAATATTGGAATGGTAGTGACTGGATTGATATTTATAGTGATGGAATAATAGGCTCATATATAAATAAATCATTCCAAACAGTAAGTACCAAAAAGATAAGATTATATATAGATACAGCTGACTCTAATCCTAGTATTTCACATTTTGGTACATTCAGTGATCAAAATCTAGTGATAGGCAAGAGTGTCAATGCATCATCAAAACATGATTATCTTTTTAGTAGTGTAGGTAATTTCAGTTATACTTATCAGACGATACCAGCATGTGCCATAGATGGAACAACGGAATCTTTCTGGGTAGCTGAAGGAGAGACTTCAGGGGCATGGTTAGAAGTTGATTTGGGTAGATTGATGTCATTTGACAGAGTGGTCATTAACGAGAGGGATAATGCAGTAAATGGATTCCGTTTACAATATTACAATGGTTCTTCATGGATGGATGTTTACTCAGGTACAACAATAGGAAGTTCTAAGGAAATAGATTTCAATAAGGTTCAAGGAACTAAGGTAAGGTTATATATTGATTCGGCATCAGGGGACCCTAAGATAGAAGAATTCTGTGTTTATGATGTAGGTGGAGTACAATACGATAAATAA
- a CDS encoding DUF5107 domain-containing protein produces the protein MKPSLIFTNNYYECDQTIKESSVPSICEMINVQNKDKQKNFLSEDEGLHIGYGKVVGCFPYKEQNQYTTDLKNREVAVAVLENDYLKATFLTEYGGRLWELIDKKSGKNLLYTNDVIQPRNLALRNAWFSGGVEWNLGVIGHSPFTCDKLYAAETTREDGMPILRFYEFERIRKVTYQMDFWLEEDSNILFCRMRIDNRNSEMIPMYWWSNIAVPEYEHGRLVVHATEAYKNSASGGIRKVQVPVDNEAGYDITYYENTISSVDYFFDIPSDAKKYIANVNNEGYGLLQLSSNRLQGRKLFSWGHIEGSDNWQDVLTKNAGKYIEIQAGVAKTQYECIPMPPNTVWEWIECYTSVDVKPDSIFNEYDNAVRTVDAQVENIWEKYDLNTMVADTKDSIGKKKFDLVRNASGYGALENRLREKLGEISISKHLEFPVNDDVRDWLDILEKNTFTHKDAHIAPSSFVVGDEWIDILGKSSKSEGKDNWYVWYQLGVMYKYTNRLEEALNCFKESLFLEVNKWSYHGAAYIYNEMKDIDKAVKYAVKAIELGTDDYSLCESCLKLLLNNEYYEFIIKTYHILGEEVQNNNRIKMYLAFAYVNTGNVDIADRMMNAEGGLDVVDIREGEITITELWEEIFKLKNPDVREEDIRVPKKYNYKMKVYSDN, from the coding sequence ATGAAACCATCACTTATATTTACTAATAATTATTATGAATGTGATCAAACCATCAAAGAGTCATCCGTACCATCAATCTGTGAGATGATAAATGTTCAAAACAAAGATAAACAAAAAAATTTCTTATCAGAAGATGAAGGATTACATATAGGATATGGTAAGGTCGTAGGCTGTTTTCCATATAAAGAGCAAAATCAGTATACTACTGATCTAAAAAACAGAGAGGTAGCAGTAGCAGTTTTAGAAAATGATTACTTGAAAGCAACATTCTTGACAGAGTATGGCGGTAGGTTATGGGAATTGATTGATAAGAAGTCGGGAAAGAATCTATTATATACAAATGATGTAATACAGCCTAGAAATCTAGCCCTAAGAAATGCATGGTTCAGTGGAGGCGTTGAATGGAACTTAGGTGTGATTGGACATTCACCTTTTACCTGCGATAAGTTATATGCAGCCGAAACAACTAGAGAAGACGGCATGCCCATACTTAGATTTTATGAATTTGAAAGAATACGTAAAGTAACTTATCAAATGGATTTTTGGCTAGAAGAAGATTCTAATATTTTATTCTGTAGAATGCGTATTGATAACAGAAATTCTGAAATGATACCTATGTATTGGTGGTCTAATATTGCTGTTCCAGAATACGAACACGGACGACTTGTTGTTCATGCAACAGAAGCTTATAAGAATTCTGCGAGTGGAGGTATAAGAAAAGTCCAAGTACCTGTTGATAATGAAGCCGGATATGATATCACATACTATGAAAATACCATATCATCAGTAGATTATTTTTTTGATATTCCATCAGATGCTAAGAAATATATTGCTAATGTTAATAATGAAGGGTACGGTCTTTTACAGCTATCCTCCAACCGACTCCAAGGTAGAAAACTGTTCTCATGGGGACATATAGAAGGTTCTGATAATTGGCAGGATGTATTGACTAAAAATGCAGGAAAATATATTGAAATTCAAGCTGGTGTAGCGAAAACTCAATATGAATGTATTCCAATGCCACCTAACACTGTTTGGGAATGGATAGAATGCTATACAAGTGTAGATGTTAAGCCAGATAGCATATTCAATGAGTATGATAACGCAGTAAGAACCGTGGATGCTCAAGTAGAGAATATCTGGGAGAAATATGACCTGAACACAATGGTTGCTGATACAAAAGATTCTATAGGAAAGAAAAAGTTCGATCTTGTTAGGAATGCCAGTGGTTACGGTGCTCTTGAAAATAGGCTAAGAGAAAAACTAGGAGAAATTTCAATAAGTAAACATCTTGAATTTCCAGTCAATGATGATGTAAGAGACTGGTTGGATATTCTGGAAAAGAACACCTTTACTCATAAGGACGCTCATATAGCGCCATCTAGTTTTGTAGTCGGTGATGAATGGATAGACATACTAGGAAAATCTTCTAAGTCAGAAGGAAAAGATAACTGGTATGTATGGTACCAATTAGGGGTTATGTACAAGTACACTAACAGGCTTGAAGAAGCTTTGAATTGTTTCAAGGAATCATTGTTTCTAGAAGTAAATAAATGGTCTTATCATGGAGCAGCATATATATATAATGAAATGAAGGATATTGATAAAGCAGTGAAATATGCGGTAAAAGCTATAGAGCTAGGCACAGATGATTATTCATTATGCGAAAGCTGTTTGAAACTTCTATTGAATAATGAATACTATGAATTCATAATTAAGACTTATCATATATTGGGGGAAGAAGTACAAAACAACAATCGAATAAAGATGTATCTAGCATTTGCCTATGTTAACACAGGTAACGTTGATATAGCTGACAGGATGATGAATGCAGAAGGAGGATTGGATGTTGTTGATATCCGTGAAGGAGAAATAACCATCACAGAATTATGGGAAGAAATATTCAAATTAAAAAATCCTGATGTGAGAGAAGAAGATATAAGAGTACCTAAAAAATATAATTATAAGATGAAAGTATACAGTGATAATTAA
- a CDS encoding glycosyl hydrolase family 95 catalytic domain-containing protein, which produces MDYKKEYKAPESYCNLSFDEPILNWDEGIPLGNGLTGCLIWGDGSPLNFSLDRGDLWDKRPASETLRDDFNYKKLIELVENKDQQGIRNLFDNCYNKPTPTKIPAGKLILDYGKVNNISSQLNIENAVADICIVKEEETSNIKSFIHATKKIGLMAVSNYEMVKELKIIAPRFGVKSDKLEDDGYKNEDKLHKSITNLVYPKIEFHKEDNLRWFVQRTAEDLEYGIILGQKVIGDNLYIVYSIGSSIDGQDWLEEHKNNILEALESGFDTMLIDHINWWKKFWEKSSITLYDKELEKMWYLTNYLFGACSRKNAPPMPLQGVWTADNGELPPWKGDYHNDLNTQLSYLHYLKANHIEEGESFLDFLWNLLPEGQEFAKKFFDAEGLCLPAVMTIDGKPLGGWPMYSLNLTNQIWLCQFFQRHWEYTGDDEFLENKAYPYLRETARCMLRWLKPGKDGKLYLPLSSSPEIHDDELEAWLTPNSNYDLSLLRYLFSTLCTMAEVLGYEEKSIWKEKLELLPELAVNENNVLMLCPDESLKESHRHHGHAMAIYPLDLLNYNLGGRDKEIIDSTIEDLEKLGKGLWVGFSFTWMSKFYSRKGNGEGAVFQLQLFWENLCSKNGFHLNGDYKSKGLTNWHYRPFTLESNMCAADSIQEMLLQTFDRVIRVFPAIPYEWKKNGTSFNDFRGMKGILISSSIKDDRVEYIHLKAHKQGEYTVQNKFNSELIIIKRKNNIEKVNCKVGLNFIVDLMANEECTITAK; this is translated from the coding sequence ATGGATTATAAAAAAGAATATAAAGCACCTGAGTCATATTGTAATCTTAGCTTTGATGAGCCTATATTGAACTGGGATGAAGGAATTCCCTTAGGTAATGGACTAACAGGTTGTCTCATATGGGGAGATGGTTCTCCATTGAACTTCAGTCTGGATAGAGGAGATCTATGGGATAAACGTCCAGCCAGTGAGACTCTAAGAGATGATTTCAATTATAAGAAATTAATAGAACTAGTAGAAAACAAGGACCAGCAAGGAATAAGAAATTTATTTGATAACTGCTACAATAAACCAACTCCAACAAAAATTCCAGCAGGTAAATTAATACTGGATTATGGGAAAGTAAATAACATAAGCAGCCAATTAAATATTGAAAATGCTGTTGCTGACATCTGTATAGTAAAAGAGGAAGAAACCTCTAATATAAAAAGTTTCATACATGCAACTAAAAAGATAGGTTTAATGGCAGTATCTAATTACGAGATGGTAAAAGAATTAAAGATCATAGCTCCTAGGTTTGGAGTGAAATCGGATAAGCTAGAGGATGATGGATATAAGAATGAAGATAAATTACATAAATCTATAACAAATCTAGTATATCCCAAAATTGAGTTCCATAAGGAAGATAATCTAAGATGGTTTGTACAAAGAACAGCAGAAGACCTTGAGTACGGGATAATATTAGGTCAAAAGGTCATTGGAGATAATTTATATATTGTTTATAGTATCGGTTCAAGCATAGATGGTCAAGATTGGCTTGAAGAACATAAAAATAATATACTTGAAGCACTAGAATCTGGCTTTGATACTATGCTTATAGATCATATAAACTGGTGGAAGAAATTCTGGGAGAAAAGTTCAATTACTCTATATGATAAAGAATTAGAGAAAATGTGGTACCTGACTAACTACCTTTTTGGAGCATGTTCAAGAAAAAATGCTCCACCTATGCCATTACAAGGAGTATGGACTGCTGATAATGGTGAACTGCCTCCCTGGAAAGGTGATTATCATAATGATTTGAACACTCAATTAAGCTATCTTCATTACTTGAAAGCCAATCATATAGAAGAAGGAGAAAGCTTTTTGGATTTCCTATGGAATCTTCTACCTGAGGGACAAGAATTTGCAAAGAAATTCTTTGATGCAGAAGGACTATGTCTGCCAGCTGTTATGACTATAGATGGTAAACCCCTTGGAGGATGGCCTATGTATAGTCTGAATTTGACTAATCAGATATGGTTGTGTCAATTCTTCCAAAGGCATTGGGAGTATACTGGTGATGATGAGTTCTTGGAAAACAAGGCATACCCTTACTTAAGAGAAACAGCAAGATGTATGTTAAGATGGCTGAAACCAGGTAAGGATGGAAAATTGTATCTTCCATTATCTAGTTCACCAGAAATTCATGATGATGAATTAGAGGCATGGTTGACACCTAACAGTAATTATGATTTATCATTACTGAGATATCTCTTTTCAACCTTGTGTACAATGGCAGAGGTTCTAGGATATGAGGAAAAATCTATATGGAAAGAAAAATTAGAATTATTGCCTGAACTGGCTGTCAATGAAAATAATGTACTTATGTTGTGTCCAGACGAATCATTGAAAGAAAGTCATAGACATCATGGTCATGCAATGGCTATATATCCATTGGATTTGTTGAATTATAATCTAGGTGGTAGGGATAAAGAAATAATCGACAGTACCATTGAAGACTTAGAAAAATTGGGTAAAGGTCTTTGGGTAGGTTTTTCATTTACATGGATGTCAAAATTTTATTCCAGAAAGGGAAATGGAGAAGGGGCAGTATTTCAATTACAGCTCTTTTGGGAAAATCTTTGCTCCAAGAATGGTTTTCATCTTAATGGAGATTACAAAAGCAAAGGCTTGACTAATTGGCATTATAGACCATTCACATTGGAAAGCAATATGTGTGCTGCTGATTCTATCCAAGAAATGCTGTTACAGACATTCGATAGAGTAATAAGGGTATTTCCTGCTATACCTTATGAATGGAAGAAGAATGGTACTAGTTTCAACGACTTCAGAGGAATGAAAGGAATTTTAATTTCTTCATCAATTAAAGATGATAGAGTAGAATATATTCATCTAAAAGCTCATAAACAAGGTGAATACACTGTACAAAATAAGTTTAATTCAGAATTGATTATTATAAAAAGGAAAAATAATATTGAGAAAGTAAATTGTAAAGTAGGCTTGAATTTTATAGTTGACCTAATGGCTAATGAAGAATGTACCATAACAGCTAAATAA
- a CDS encoding DUF5696 domain-containing protein, with amino-acid sequence MGKDVMVLQNNNVQIKYTTTDLDLIITSGRKEWRYDKSYNPYMEIKVNDENKKINFQEAQNISHTEYKTGLGEGIKSTYSYFIIKGQQLDIAFETLVWIDNTYGDVHFEFIPIREMKGMIRKVVWPGPFEFNKTGSDNYTVVPMMQGCIIPTNWKAKVEHIDDGRYYSRDAYMPWFGQIEEEKGYIAIAETPWDGGYDLDHEGTGHTYIAPYWEPSLGYISYNRKIVYRFLDECDYNTLCKIYREYIKQKGKFITLEEKNIRNANVAKLIGSPIIHTNIFTHIVEDSIYYDKENPDNNDQLTTFGTRTEQLKKLKEMGIDKAYVHLDGWGKMGYDNQHPDVLPPCEKAGGYKEMKELSDTCKSLDYIFATHDNYRDYYFDAETFDENQAVLNENGNVDMEATWAGGKQTYLCTTFAPYYVKRNFELLKNNGIELKGSYIDVFSVVELDECFHEKHKMSKKDCMDKRTECFNYVSSEGILTSSEEGCDWAIPHMNLVHHAPHALYPNIDTGRSRGIPVPLLNLVYHECIIIPWTLSKGGWGIPVPQDGFLYALLNGGVGYLSIEADKEEIERNKIVCQLSNRVAMCEMVSHEFLDETCNKQKTVFSDGTFVEVDFDNDQYKIGNL; translated from the coding sequence ATGGGCAAAGATGTAATGGTTCTGCAAAATAATAATGTTCAGATTAAGTATACAACAACTGATTTGGATTTGATTATAACCAGTGGAAGAAAAGAATGGAGATATGATAAATCTTATAATCCTTATATGGAGATTAAAGTAAATGATGAAAATAAGAAAATCAATTTCCAGGAAGCACAAAATATTTCCCATACAGAATATAAAACTGGCTTAGGAGAGGGGATAAAGTCAACTTATTCTTATTTCATTATCAAGGGACAACAATTAGATATAGCTTTTGAAACTCTTGTATGGATAGATAACACATATGGTGATGTACATTTTGAGTTTATTCCCATAAGAGAAATGAAAGGTATGATTAGAAAAGTAGTTTGGCCTGGACCATTTGAGTTCAATAAAACAGGTAGCGACAATTATACAGTTGTGCCAATGATGCAGGGATGTATAATTCCTACCAATTGGAAGGCAAAAGTAGAGCATATAGATGATGGACGCTATTATTCAAGAGATGCCTATATGCCTTGGTTTGGCCAGATTGAAGAGGAAAAAGGTTATATTGCTATAGCTGAAACTCCTTGGGATGGAGGTTATGACTTGGACCATGAAGGAACAGGTCATACTTATATAGCTCCTTATTGGGAGCCTTCTCTAGGTTATATCTCTTATAATAGAAAAATAGTATATAGATTCTTGGATGAGTGTGATTACAATACTTTGTGTAAGATTTATAGGGAATATATTAAACAGAAAGGTAAATTCATAACTCTAGAAGAAAAGAATATAAGAAATGCTAATGTTGCAAAACTTATAGGAAGTCCTATTATACATACTAATATATTTACCCACATAGTAGAAGACAGCATATATTATGACAAAGAAAATCCTGACAACAATGACCAACTGACAACCTTTGGTACAAGGACAGAACAATTGAAAAAGCTAAAAGAAATGGGTATAGATAAGGCATATGTTCATCTGGACGGATGGGGTAAGATGGGATATGACAATCAACATCCAGATGTGTTACCTCCTTGTGAAAAAGCTGGTGGCTACAAGGAAATGAAAGAATTATCAGATACCTGTAAAAGCTTGGATTATATTTTTGCCACACATGATAATTATAGAGATTACTATTTTGATGCAGAGACTTTTGACGAAAATCAAGCTGTTCTTAATGAAAATGGTAATGTTGATATGGAAGCAACATGGGCAGGAGGAAAACAAACTTATTTATGTACTACTTTTGCACCTTACTATGTCAAGAGAAATTTTGAACTATTAAAGAACAATGGTATAGAGTTGAAAGGAAGTTACATAGATGTATTCAGTGTTGTAGAACTTGATGAATGTTTTCATGAAAAGCATAAGATGTCAAAAAAAGATTGTATGGATAAAAGGACAGAATGTTTCAACTATGTTAGTTCTGAGGGGATATTAACTAGTTCAGAAGAGGGCTGCGATTGGGCAATACCACATATGAATCTTGTTCACCATGCTCCCCATGCCTTATATCCTAATATAGATACAGGCAGATCAAGGGGTATACCAGTACCTTTGCTGAACTTGGTTTATCATGAATGTATCATAATCCCATGGACCCTTTCAAAAGGGGGGTGGGGTATACCTGTACCTCAAGATGGATTCTTATATGCATTATTAAATGGTGGAGTAGGTTATCTTAGTATAGAGGCTGACAAAGAAGAAATTGAAAGGAATAAGATTGTATGCCAGCTATCTAATAGAGTTGCCATGTGTGAAATGGTAAGTCATGAATTTTTAGATGAAACATGCAATAAACAAAAGACAGTATTTTCTGATGGAACTTTTGTGGAAGTTGATTTTGATAATGACCAGTATAAGATTGGTAATTTATAA
- a CDS encoding carbohydrate ABC transporter permease, translating into MQEKSSGFKVSNIKNMFPRFLGRIIVVAWVLFTVIVIGWIFIASLSTTKEIFTNKLLHSGLQFKNYIKTFQLYNVGRYFLNSAIYTVTACLGVIFVAAPASYIMAKYVFKGKNIVRLAYASAMGIPGAMIMVPMFMLVGKLHMTESILTLILIYIFTSVPFTIFYLTGFFTTIPNEIQQAALIDGCSHIKAFWKVIFPLAQPGIVTVTMFNFIGIWNEYLWALIFASKAEKRTLAIGLQSIVQSMSVTGDYASLFAGVIIVFLPTFILFIILSNKIMTGITGGSVKG; encoded by the coding sequence ATGCAGGAAAAATCAAGTGGATTCAAAGTATCTAATATCAAAAATATGTTTCCTAGATTTCTAGGGAGGATAATAGTTGTTGCATGGGTTTTATTTACGGTAATAGTTATTGGATGGATATTCATTGCTTCCCTAAGTACAACAAAGGAGATATTTACCAATAAATTATTACATAGCGGATTACAGTTCAAGAATTATATCAAGACATTTCAGCTCTACAATGTGGGGAGATATTTCCTTAATAGTGCTATATATACGGTAACAGCATGTTTAGGAGTTATTTTTGTAGCTGCCCCAGCTTCTTACATTATGGCAAAATATGTATTCAAAGGCAAAAATATTGTTAGATTGGCTTATGCTTCTGCAATGGGGATTCCAGGAGCTATGATCATGGTACCTATGTTCATGCTTGTAGGTAAATTACATATGACAGAATCTATCTTGACATTGATTCTTATCTATATCTTTACATCAGTACCATTTACCATATTTTATCTGACAGGATTTTTTACAACCATTCCTAATGAGATACAGCAGGCGGCTTTGATAGATGGATGCAGCCATATAAAAGCATTCTGGAAAGTTATTTTCCCTTTAGCACAACCGGGTATTGTTACAGTTACAATGTTCAATTTCATAGGTATATGGAACGAATATCTATGGGCTCTAATCTTTGCAAGTAAAGCTGAGAAGAGGACACTTGCGATAGGATTGCAGTCTATTGTCCAGAGTATGAGTGTCACTGGGGATTATGCTTCACTTTTTGCAGGGGTAATCATTGTTTTCTTACCTACATTCATCTTGTTCATCATCCTGTCAAACAAGATAATGACTGGAATAACAGGTGGTTCAGTAAAAGGATAA